In a single window of the Raphanus sativus cultivar WK10039 chromosome 9, ASM80110v3, whole genome shotgun sequence genome:
- the LOC130500366 gene encoding phosphatidylinositol 4-kinase gamma 2-like, with amino-acid sequence MSVADVVALTPIHRGLGFSFAHNYYYYSLKSVLVFLRVPSSSTMPMLILDSDVKLKIQTVCNGLRVTRQKLVFRGRELARNASRAAKDYGVVVSDNNSVLHLLLKKVCDPPLLVTVVTTNGKVFDFHVDRRRNIEYLKKRISREVKGFSDVVDQEIFFRGEKLRDDRVIDGICRDGSSVIHLLLKKTAKTEDVSIGKDFLLEPLLLNPAVELPQVIEDMINRTVEGLNSGNPPVRSAEGTGGTYLMQDSSGLDYVSVFKPMDEEPMAVNNPQKLPLSSDGQGLKRGTRVGEGAIREVAAYLLDHPKKYGLMGLGFAGVPPTAMIRSFHKVYNNPKGVDSCSAKDAKVGSLQMFMKNDGSCEDIGPGGFPVEQVHKISVFDIRMANADRHAGNILTAKGEDGKTVLIPIDHGYCLPENFEDCTFEWLYWPQAKVPFSEDTVNYINSLDAEQDIALLLLNGWDVPEAVSRVLRISTMLLKKGVERKLTAYQIGSMMCRETVDKDSAIEEIVRDAHNSVLPGSSETTFLEAVSVAMERRLDELIK; translated from the exons ATGTCTGTTGCTGATGTTGTTGCATTGACCCCAATTCACAGAGGATTAGGGTTTTCGTTTGCTCacaactactactactactcacTCAAATCAGTTTTGGTGTTCCTCCGTGTTCCTTCTTCTTCAACCATGCCTATGCTCATCCTCGACTCCGACGTCAAACTCAAGATCCAGACCGTGTGCAACGGGCTCCGCGTGACCAGGCAGAAACTCGTTTTCCGCGGCCGAGAGCTCGCGAGAAACGCCTCCCGTGCCGCCAAGGACTACGGCGTCGTCGTCTCGGATAACAACAGCGTCTTGCATTTGCTGCTCAAGAAGGTCTGCGATCCTCCTCTCCTCGTCACCGTCGTCACCACAAACGGTAAAGTCTTCGACTTTCACGTCGATCGCCGTAGGAACATCGAGTATCTCAAGAAACGGATCTCCAGAGAGGTCAAAGGGTTTAGTGACGTTGTTGATCAGGAGATCTTCTTTAGAGGGGAGAAGCTTCGTGACGACAGAGTCATCGACGGGATCTGCAGAGATGGAAGCTCTGTCATCCACTTGCTGCTCAAGAAGACGGCGAAAACAGAGGATGTTTCTATTGGCAAAGACTTCTTGTTAGAACCTCTGCTTCTCAACCCCGCTGTGGAGTTACCTCAGGTTATCGAGGATATGATTAACCGCACGGTCGAAGGGTTAAACAGTGGGAATCCACCAGTGAGATCAGCTGAAGGAACGGGAGGGACGTACTTGATGCAAGATTCGTCAGGTCTCGACTACGTCTCTGTCTTCAAGCCTATGGATGAGGAACCTATGGCTGTGAACAACCCTCAGAAGCTTCCTCTGTCTTCTGACGGTCAGGGACTGAAGAGAGGTACTAGAGTTGGAGAAGGAGCGATCAGGGAAGTTGCAGCTTACTTGTTAGATCATCCTAAAAAGTACGGACTCATGGGTTTGGGTTTTGCTGGTGTGCCACCGACCGCTATGATCAGAAGCTTTCACAAAGTTTATAATAACCCAAAGGGTGTTGACAGTTGTAGTGCAAAAGATGCCAAAGTTGGTTCTTTGCAAATGTTCATGAAGAACGATGGGAGCTGTGAAGACATTGGGCCTGGAGGTTTTCCTGTGGAACAAGTGCATAAGATAAGCGTCTTTGACATCAGAATGGCGAATGCTGATCGACATGCCGGAAACATATTGACAGCGAAAGGAGAAGACGGCAAAACGGTTCTAATCCCCATTGATCATGGCTATTGCTTGCCAGAGAAT TTTGAAGATTGCACATTTGAGTGGCTTTACTGGCCTCAAGCAAAAGTCCCGTTTTCTGAAGACACTGTCAACTACATAAACTCCCTAGACGCTGAACAAGACATTGCGCTTTTGCTACTCAACGGTTGGGACGTCCCTGAAGCTGTCTCACGCGTGCTGCGTATCTCCACCATGCTTCTTAAGAAAGGGGTTGAAAGAAAGCTAACGGCGTATCAAATCGGAAGCATGATGTGCAGAGAAACGGTGGACAAAGACTCTGCGATTGAAGAGATAGTGAGAGATGCTCATAACTCGGTGTTACCTGGTTCGAGTGAGACTACGTTCCTTGAAGCTGTCTCTGTGGCCATGGAACGTCGTCTGGATGAGCTAATTAAGTAA
- the LOC130500367 gene encoding UDP-glucose 4-epimerase 4 — translation MVKNILVTGGAGYIGSHAVLQLLLRGYTAVVIDNLDNSSLVSIQRVKELAGDRGDNLTFHQVDLCDKPALERLFSQSKFDAVMHFAGLKAVGESVAKPLLYYNNNLIGTITLLEVMAAHGCKKLVFSSSATVYGWPKEVPCTEESPLSGMSPYARTKLFIEDICRDVQRGDPEWRIIMLRYFNPVGAHPSGRIGEDPCGTPNNLMPYVQQVVVGRLPNLKIYGTDYTTKDGTGVRDYIHVVDLADGHISALQKLEDSKIGCEVYNLGTGKGTTVLEMVDAFEKASGMKIPVVKVGRRPGDAETVYASTEKAERELNWKPKYGIDEMCRDQWNWASNNPLGYGPSTEDRA, via the exons ATGGTGAAGAACATTCTGGTCACCGGAGGTGCTGGTTACATCGGAAGTCACGCGGTGCTTCAGCTTCTCCTCCGGGGATACACCGCTGTCGTAATCGACAACCTGGACAATTCATCCCTCGTTTCGATCCAACGCGTCAAGGAGCTCGCCGGAGATCGTGGAGATAATCTCACATTCCACCAG GTGGACCTTTGCGATAAACCCGCGCTTGAGAGGCTTTTCTCCCAATCCAA GTTCGATGCAGTGAtgcattttgctggattgaAAGCAGTCGGGGAGAGCGTAGCCAAACCTCTTCTCTATTATAACAATAACTTGATTGGCACTATTACTCTCTTGGAAGTCATGGCCGCACACGGTTGTAAAAAA CTTGTATTTTCATCATCGGCTACTGTGTACGGCTGGCCAAAGGAGGTTCCTTGTACTGAAGAGTCCCCTCTCTCCGGAATGAGTCCTTATGCTAGAACTAAG ctCTTCATTGAGGACATTTGTCGTGATGTACAACGTGGTGATCCTGAATGGAGAATCATTATGCTCAGATACTTTAACCCTGTCGGTGCTCACCCTAGCGGTCGCATTGGTGAGGATCCTTGTGGCACTCCTAATAACCTCATGCCTTATGTCCAGCAAGTCGTTGTTGGCAGGCTTCCTAACCTCAAGATTTATGGAACCGACTATACCACTAAAGATGGCACCGGT GTACGAGATTATATTCATGTTGTTGATCTAGCTGATGGCCATATATCTGCGCTTCAAAAGCTAGAAGATTCTAAAATAG GTTGCGAGGTATACAACCTAGGAACCGGAAAAGGAACAACGGTGTTGGAGATGGTTGATGCATTTGAAAAGGCTTCGGGAATG AAAATCCCAGTGGTGAAGGTTGGAAGAAGACCAGGTGATGCAGAGACGGTGTACGCATCAACCGAGAAAGCTGAACGTGAACTAAACTGGAA GCCAAAGTATGGAATAGACGAGATGTGTAGGGACCAATGGAACTGGGCAAGCAACAATCCTCTCGGTTACGGTCCTTCAACAGAAGACAGAGCTTAA
- the LOC130500365 gene encoding uncharacterized protein LOC130500365, which yields MSSQLVSSVLSGIYRTHNRHETRSLLRSILFTHGNKPAGTDRRRRSILHSSYGYRNRYRAGAAADVSETPSSSSSLLDDELVSNVSAVGDADEALEVISDRLGPNRGGVVGIEDCRSIISAALSRGNVELALSIFYAMRGSFDLGGSEVDRWRWSRPDVEVYTMLVNGLAASLRVSDSLKIIGDICRVGISPAEEVPFGKVVRCPSCLIAIAVAQPQHGVQIVSCAKCRYQYELFSGDITSIESEELGKDIPLWEKGLRLIQINKNKITSSVHSIVVQTPSGTARTHRFATETAELPAQEGERVTIASAAPSDVYRQVGPFKFTPKSPNLYPGEPMSLTKHKDGRESPLLRPPSKEGDKSFQPSFLIPLLAVLATGDAASGIIDPSLPQLLSVAAVTSLAVGATLNSFVLPQLNQLPERTVDVVGIKQQLLSQYDVLQRRIGDLKEATEKEVWMLARMCQLENKILAVGEPAYRTRRARVKKVRESLENSIKGRIELIDSYARISSMIEIEVEMDSDVLAAEAVNNTENIAQQIEQIMELENLEEKWKLQAEANDEAERLLSSQP from the exons ATGAGCAGTCAGTTAGTTTCTTCCGTACTATCCGGAATATATCGCACACATAACCGTCACGAGACTCGTTCTCTCCTTCGCTCTATTCTCTTCACTCACGGGAACAAACCGGCCGGTACTGATCGTCGACGACGATCGATTCTGCATTCGTCCTATGGATATCGAAACAGATACAGAGCCGGCGCCGCGGCGGATGTTTCGGAAACGCCTTCGTCGTCGTCGTCACTCCTCGACGACGAGCTCGTGAGCAATGTATCCGCCGTTGGAGATGCGGACGAAGCGCTCGAGGTGATCAGCGATCGGCTCGGACCGAATCGCGGCGGAGTAGTTGGAATCGAAGATTGCCGGTCGATCATCTCGGCTGCTTTGAGCCGCGGCAATGTGGAGCTTGCGTTGTCCATTTTCTACGCCATGCGAGGGAGTTTCGATTTAG GTGGGAGTGAAGTTGATCGATGGAGATGGTCAAGGCCTGATGTAGAGGTCTACACGATGTTGGTCAATGGTCTTGCTGCTTCCTTGAGGGTTTCTGATTCTCTAAAGATCATCGGAGATATTTGCCGTGTTGGAATCTCCCCTGCTGAGGAG GTTCCCTTTGGTAAAGTGGTGAGGTGTCCAAGCTGTTTGATTGCCATTGCTGTTGCACAACCTCAGCATGGAGTTCAG ATTGTCTCCTGTGCTAAATGCCGATACCAATACGAGCTTTTCTCTGGTGATATAACCAGCATAGAATCAGAAGAGCTCGG CAAAGACATTCCTCTGTGGGAAAAGGGGCTCAGACTCATCCAGATAAACAAGAACAAAATCACATCTTCTGTGCACTCTATTGTG GTACAAACTCCTTCAGGCACAGCTCGAACGCACAGGTTTGCCACTGAGACAGCCGAGCTCCCTGCGCAAGAAGGAGAAAGAGTGACAATTGCATCTGCTGCTCCATCAGATGTTTACAGACAAGTGGGACCTTTCAAGTTTACCCCCAAATCTCCAAACCTTTACCCTGGAGAACCCATGAGCCTCACAAAGCACAAGGACGGGCGAGAATCGCCTTTGCTAAGACCTCCCAGTAAAGAAGGAGATAAATCCTTTCAGCCCTCGTTTCTTATTCCTCTCCTTGCTGTTTTGGCTACCGGAGATGCTGCTTCTGGGATTATTGATCCCAGTTTGCCTCAGTTACTCTCAGTTGCTGCTGTTACGTCACTGGCAGTGGGAGCAACCCTTAATTCCTTTGTCCTTCCTCAGCTAAATCAG CTCCCTGAAAGGACAGTGGATGTGGTCGGTATCAAGCAGCAACTTTTATCTCAATATGATGTGCTCCAGCGTCGCATTGGAGATCTAAAAGAAGCAACTGAGAAAGAG GTGTGGATGTTGGCTCGAATGTGCCAGCtcgaaaacaaaatattagcCGTGGGAGAGCCAGCTTACCG TACGCGAAGAGCGAGAGTAAAGAAGGTACGAGAAAGTCTGGAAAACTCCATAAAGGGAAGGATTGAGCTGATCGATAGCTATGCTAGA ATATCATCAATGATTGAGATTGAGGTGGAAATGGACAGTGATGTTCTTGCAGCCGAGGCAGTGAACAATACT GAAAACATTGCTCAACAGATAGAGCAGATCATGGAACTGGAAAACCTTGAAGAG AAATGGAAATTACAGGCGGAAGCAAACGATGAGGCAGAGAGACTTCTCAGCTCTCAACCTTAA
- the LOC130500369 gene encoding uncharacterized protein LOC130500369 — MGNCMERWMRGEGEEGKIVVREKAKISFKLDGDDDEDGRQGGTKVKIVLTRHELDMFLLQMNRNHDGNLMMTKDVMVELEKRIIKPSSSLSSSMAWEPSLESIMECPEVQEMDR, encoded by the coding sequence ATGGGGAACTGCATGGAGAGGTGGATgcgaggagaaggagaagaaggaaaaaTAGTGGTAAGAGAAAAGGCAAAAATATCATTCAAACTTGATggggatgatgatgaagatggacGTCAAGGTGGAACGAAGGTGAAGATAGTACTTACAAGACATGAACTGGATATGTTTTTGCTCCAAATGAATAGGAATCATGATGGAAACTTGATGATGACAAAGGATGTTATGGTAGAGCTAGAGAAGAGGATCATAAAACCATCATCATCGTTATCATCATCGATGGCATGGGAACCGTCTTTAGAGAGCATCATGGAGTGCCCTGAAGTCCaagagatggatagatga
- the LOC108837012 gene encoding endoglucanase 6, which yields MEKFASVTALLLLLCFPVAFSGHDYGQALSKSLLFFEAQRSGVLPSSQRVTWRSHSGLNDGKSSGVNLVGGYYDAGDNVKFGLPMAFTVTMMAWSVIEYGNQLAANGELGHSIDAIKWGTDYFIKAHPEPNVLYGEVGDGNTDHYCWQRPEEMTTDRKAYMIDPSNPGSDLAGETAAAMAAASIVFRRSNPAYSRLLLTHAYQLFDFADKYRGKYDSSITVARKYYGSVSGYNDELLWAAAWLYQASNNQFYLDYLGRNGDSMGGTGWSMTEFGWDVKYAGVQTLVAKFLMQGKAGRHTPVFQKFQQKADFFMCSLLGKGSRNIQKTPGGLIFRQRWNNMQFVTSASFLTTVYSDYLTSSRSYLRCSAGNVAPSQLLSFAKSQVDYILGDNPRATSYMVGYGNNFPQRVHHRGSSIVSYKVDRSFVTCRGGYATWFSRKGSDPNLLTGAIVGGPDAYDNFADRRDNYEQTEPATYNNAPLLGVLARLSSGHSGYSQLLPVVPAPVVVRRPMPIRKPRVTSPVRASGPVAIVQKMTGSWVSKGRTYYRYSTTVINKSPRALKTLNLSIKNLYGPIWGLSRSGNSFGLPSWMHSLQSGKSLEFVYIHSTSPANVAVSSYTLA from the exons ATGGAGAAATTTGCATCAGTGACTGCTCTGTTACTGCTTCTCTGTTTTCCTGTAGCTTTCTCCGGTCATGATTATGGCCAAGCTCTGTCTAAGAGTCTTCTCTTCTTCGAAGCTCAGAGATCTGGTGTCCTCCCTAGTAGCCAAAGAGTCACTTGGCGCTCTCACTCCGGTCTCAACGACGGCAAATCCAGCGGC GTGAATCTGGTCGGAGGTTACTACGACGCCGGAGATAATGTGAAATTCGGACTTCCGATGGCTTTCACGGTGACGATGATGGCGTGGAGCGTCATTGAATACGGCAATCAGTTAGCGGCAAACGGCGAGCTAGGCCACTCCATTGATGCCATTAAGTGGGGCACTGATTACTTCATCAAAGCCCATCCTGAGCCCAACGTCCTTTACGGCGAG gtTGGAGACGGCAACACCGACCATTACTGTTGGCAGAGACCGGAAGAAATGACGACGGACAGGAAAGCTTACATGATAGATCCGAGTAATCCCGGGTCAGATCTAGCGGGAGAAACAGCAGCTGCGATGGCCGCAGCTTCAATAGTCTTCCGCCGATCTAACCCTGCTTACTCTAGGCTTCTACTCACTCACGCTTATCAG cTGTTTGATTTCGCGGACAAATACAGAGGAAAATACGACAGCAGCATCACCGTCGCCCGTAAATACTACGGATCCGTCAGTGGTTACAAT GACGAGTTACTCTGGGCAGCTGCGTGGCTATACCAAGCATCCAACAACCAGTTCTACTTGGACTACTTGGGTCGTAACGGTGACTCCATGGGTGGTACTGGTTGGTCCATGACCGAGTTTGGTTGGGACGTTAAGTACGCTGGTGTTCAAACCCTTGTCGCCAAG TTCTTGATGCAAGGGAAAGCAGGACGTCACACGCCTGTGTTTCAGAAGTTCCAACAGAAAGCTGATTTCTTTATGTGCTCCTTGTTGGGTAAAGGCTCCAGAAACATTCAGAAGACTCCTGGTGGTTTGATCTTCCGACAGCGTTGGAACAACATGCAGTTTGTCACCAGCGCTTCTTTCTTGACCACCGTTTACTCTGATTACTTGACTTCCTCTCGAAGCTACTTGAGATGCTCTGCTGGCAACGTGGCTCCTTCGCAGCTTCTTTCCTTCGCTAAATCACAGGTTGATTACATCCTTGGAGACAACCCAAGAGCTACTAGCTATATGGTTGGTTACGGTAACAATTTCCCTCAGAGAGTTCACCACCGTGGCTCCTCCATCGTCTCTTACAAGGTTGACCGCTCTTTTGTCACCTGCCGTGGTGGTTACGCCACCTGGTTCAGCCGCAAAGGCAGTGATCCCAACCTCCTCACTGGTGCTATTGTTGGCGGTCCCGATGCTTACGACAATTTCGCTGACAGGAGAGACAACTACGAGCAGACTGAGCCTGCTACTTACAACAATGCACCActtcttggtgttcttgctCGTCTCAGCAGTGGCCATTCTGGTTACAGCCAGCTTCTTCCAG TGGTTCCTGCTCCTGTTGTTGTTCGAAGACCAATGCCTATTCGTAAACCGAGAGTTACTTCCCCGGTCCGAG CTTCTGGTCCAGTGGCTATAGTTCAGAAGATGACAGGTTCGTGGGTGTCAAAGGGAAGGACTTACTACAGATACTCAACAACTGTGATTAACAAATCACCTAGAGCTCTGAAAACTCTCAACCTTTCGATCAAGAATCTCTACGGACCAATCTGGGGACTCTCTAGATCAGGAAACTCGTTCGGTTTACCTTCCTGGATGCACTCATTGCAATCCGGAAAGTCCCTAGAGTTCGTCTACATTCACTCTACATCTCCCGCAAACGTCGCGGTGTCAAGCTACACTTTGGCTTGA